The nucleotide sequence GGTCGCGACTGCCGCGAGAAGAGCCATCAGCGCCTCGGCGGGCGCGGTGCCGAAGTCCACGATGAACCGAGTCTGATCGCCCTGGGTCTCGGGATCGGTGACGCAGTGGACGGCGCAAGCCAAACCCTCGGTGGTTTCGGCGTTCGCGCGAAACCAACTGTGAAACCAGTCAGTGATTGGACGTAGCTTCCCAGGCTGCAGTGGCGGAGCGACCGTGAGCTCGCAGTAGTCCCAGTGAAAGGGGTGCACGTGGACAGCCAGCCCAGCGGCGGCCTCAACGAACGGACGAAACACCACGAGCGAGGCACAGTCGAACACGACAGTCTCAACGCCGTTGTCCGTGATGAGAGCAGCGTCGTGGCGGAATGGCGTCTCGAGCGCGCCTTCAGTGACGACTTCCCCTTCTGCGCCGAGCGCCTCACACTCCGCAATGACGCGACCGTCGCTCGCTGCCGCAGCGAGACAGGCACGGAAGTGCGCGACATAGCGGTTACGAACGAGAGAAGCCGTTTGTTCGAGGGTGCCCGTCACGGTGCCTCCGCCCAGGATCACGGTGTTCACCAGCTAACACCATGACTGCCTGGCAGATGATATCACGCCAAAGCCGCGTCGGTGTTCCGCCGCCGCCGCCAGTGCATCGCCGCGCCGCGGCAGACCTTCACGCTAGCCAGCGGCGTGGAACAGCACATGCCACGACGTGAACCGCTACTTGCGGTGCGCCCCGCCATGTATCCTAGGCTCGTGATACCGAAGAACGAGGCGCAAGCGTTGTTTCGTCGTGCCAAGGGACGCCACCAGCAGCGTATCGACGCAGCCATCAAGCAGGTCGAACGTTGGGTCTGGTGCAAAGGCACGTGGCACGAGCATACGTTGACGTGCTTTGCGCGCTACCAGTTCCTGCAACAGCCGACGTTCATGAAGGCTGAGCCCAAGAAGAAGGGCCATGGCATCAACGCCTACGGGTTCGACGCGCAGGATCGCTTGGTCTACGAAAAGTACTACTTCGATCCCCGGTCGTTCAGCCACGTTGCCATCCGACATGTTGCGGGCGGGCTCGAGTCCACGAGGTATCGCAACGACGGTGCCCTGTTGGATGCGTGGGTCGTGCGCACCGGACGTCATGGGGTCACGGAGATCCGCATTCGCGACTGGCAGGATGCAGACAGCCATTGGAAGGTGCGCTACCAGGCCGGGCGCCCACAAATCGCAACGGTCGAGCACACTGTACCCGACCAGCCTCGTTCCAAGTACACGCTCACCGCCGAGTGGGACGCCAACGGAACGCTCTGCCGCTTGCTGCGTCACGACTTGCGGTGGGATCGCGACAGCATCGCCTGGGAACGACCTGCCAAGCGCAAGGCGCCTCCGCGCAAGCGTCGGTGAGAACTCGGCGTCAAAACGGTTCTTGGCCCGTGCATCGACGCGCCCTCGCGCTGCTAGGCGTCCCCGTCGTCTTCGCTTCGGAGCGCCGTGCGTACGTCCATCAAGATGCGGCCCAGCATGTTGCGACCCGACCCGTCGCCGCCGTCACCCCAGAACGAATCTGACTCGGTGTGCTCCACGAGCTCGGCGTCTCCCGTCGACAGCAGAAGCTCGCCGAGCTGCGGGTGCTGGCGGAACTTGGCCTCTACGGCCTCGCGCATCACGGAAACCTTTGCAGACTCCCAATCGCGTCGCAGGCGCTTCTTGCGATCGCGACCCTCGCGCGCGGCTAGCGACGGGGTGCGCGCTGCCCGTACCTGTTCGCGGTCCTGCGGCGCGGCGAACTTCTGAGCTTGGAAGTAATGTTCGGACGTCGGCCAGCGCTTGCCCCCAAGCTTGATTGGAAAGGCGGCGAAGTTCGAGAACTCACCAAACGGATCCCCGACGCTGTAGAACAGAATGCGCTCTCGCATCACCAGTCCGCGATCCTACCTCGACGACCCGCGCACCGCACCGCGTCGCGCTGATCCCCGAGGCCTGCGCTGGGATGCCCAGCTTGGGTGCGCTCGGTCCGCTTCAACGCATCTCCCGGGCCCGCCACCTTGTGCGCCCTCGCACGCCGCTAGCCCAACAAGAGGTCCGGGTCTCGTGTGAGCTGGACGGCTGCCTTGAGCAGTGAGGGACCAGGGGTCTTGTACAGGTTGCCTGCGAGCGCGAACTTGAATTCGGCAGGCACGTAGTTCAGGCCGCGATCCTCCCACGGATACTCGACATTGTCGGGACGGCGGCCTGCATCGTCGACCTGCGGGTGGAGCAGATCAACCTCACGGCACAGCGCGCGTACGGCGGCCATTGCAGGAGGGGTCCCTTCGAAGGCTTTGAGCCTTCGCCACTTCTCGGCGACCAGTCGCGGGAGGACAGCTCCCACGACCTGGTGGCGCGCGCGGAGCTCAGGCACTGCGGCTCCCGGCAACCACAGATACGCCTTGCACAGCTTCTCGAGCCACATCTGCAGATAGTGCAATCGATGACTTACTGGGACCCGCGTTGAAACCAGAGATTCGTACGTGCTCAGATCCGACGCCGCCTGCAGTCGGAAGGCCTCAGCGAACGACGGCATGGCTATGCGGCCCTGTACAGCTCGGCACCCAGGCTCCAACCACTGGGCAGCGCCAGGCGTTCGCTCACGATGGCTTCATATTCTTCGGGTGTAACTTCCACGACCACGGATCCGAAGGGAATTGCAGGAGGATCGGGCGTGAACGCGATCGGCCAAATCCCTGATGGCGTCGTGGCCGTATTCACTTCCAGGAGTTTGATCGGCTCCCGTTGATCTGCCTCGTCCGGCCCGATGAGTCGCACGATCAGCGTGATCGTGGGCTCAACCGTGCGATGGGCAGCTGCCAGCGTGCTGGCGACTTCATCTTTGTCGGGCATCTTGATGATCCTACGTTCGTGATCCGAGACGTGCAAGCCGCAGGCGCGGCCGCGTGGCCGCGGTAGAGATGCCCCTTCGAACGAACGCAAGGTCCGGTTGCCCGCAAACTTCATGAGGGTCACCGCTGTGCCGACACTCCCCGGTGGTCCTGCCCTTCAACGCCGACGCACCCTGCTACTGTGCAGCCCTCCATGAACCTCCCGCAAATCGACCCCGCGTATCAGCGCGCCATCGAGATCGTGCGAGACGCCTACGTCGACACCATCGCTGCCGTGGCGGACACGACCTTGATCCGCCAAGGCGATTGGATTCAAACCACTACCCCATCTTCCAAGCAACGCTGGTTCAATCGTGTCGTCCACTCGCGGCTGTCGGCTGCGCAGGCTGCACGGCGCGTTGCCGAGACCTTGGCCGCGTACTCCAACAACGGATCGGATTGCGAGTGGCTCGTCTGGCCTGACACATCGCCGAGTGGGTTCGACCAGGTGCTTCGGGACCATGGGTTTCAAGCGAAGGAACGAGCGGACGGCCTGCTCATCGGCACCGCCAAGTTCGAGGAGATGGCGCCTGTCGTCGGCCTGAAAGTCGCGAGGGTGCAGCGAGGCGAGGTGCCGCAGTACGTCGAGCTGTCTGCACGCGGTTGGGACGCTCGAGAAATCGACCGCAGTCTCCTCCTCGAACGCATCGAGCAGGACTTCTCCACCACCGAGTTCTACTGGGTCATGAAGGGCAGCGAGCCCATTGGCACAGGCGAGTGGAAACGAGTGTCTTCATCCGGCTACCTGTGTGGCAGCACCGTCCTCCCTCAGCATCGAGGCCAGGGCGCCTATCGCGCATTGGTGCGCCACCGCCTCGCCAAGATGCACGAACAGGGTGTGCAGGTCGCCTCGACCATCGCCCTCGAAGGAACCTCGGCGCCCATCCTCGAGAAGCTAGGCTTCTCGTCGCGAGTCCCCATCCACTACTTCGCCCACGAACTCTGAGCGGACGCGAAGCCGTGCAACGCCACTCCTTGGTGCCCTCGGCCCAGCGCAACGCGTTACCCGCCCTCCTGCGAGGATTCCGAAGCGTCACGCGCCTGTACCTCCGCGCCGAACCAAAGCTCCGCCGCGGCCCGTGCGCGCGCATCTCAACGCTCCGCCGCGGCCCGTGCGCCCTCCTTCGAACGCGCTTCGCGATACCCGACGGGGTGGGGTTCCGAAGCGGCTCGCGCATCTCAACGCTTCGCGCCCCTATGCCAACTCAAAGCTCGATTGTCCGTCGACGTTCTCGTCGTGACCCGGTAGCCTTGCAACATGGGGTGGCCTTGCCGCAGCGTGAGAAGCGGAGTCACGGTCTTGCTCGCGGTTATCGGGTGCAGTCCTCCGCCGAAGCGTCCGACCGCCGCTCTTGCGCCGGCCCCACCTCCACAGGTTTGGACGACAGCGGCGGATTCGGCGGTG is from Polyangiaceae bacterium and encodes:
- a CDS encoding NADAR family protein — its product is MRERILFYSVGDPFGEFSNFAAFPIKLGGKRWPTSEHYFQAQKFAAPQDREQVRAARTPSLAAREGRDRKKRLRRDWESAKVSVMREAVEAKFRQHPQLGELLLSTGDAELVEHTESDSFWGDGGDGSGRNMLGRILMDVRTALRSEDDGDA
- a CDS encoding GNAT family N-acetyltransferase, with amino-acid sequence MNLPQIDPAYQRAIEIVRDAYVDTIAAVADTTLIRQGDWIQTTTPSSKQRWFNRVVHSRLSAAQAARRVAETLAAYSNNGSDCEWLVWPDTSPSGFDQVLRDHGFQAKERADGLLIGTAKFEEMAPVVGLKVARVQRGEVPQYVELSARGWDAREIDRSLLLERIEQDFSTTEFYWVMKGSEPIGTGEWKRVSSSGYLCGSTVLPQHRGQGAYRALVRHRLAKMHEQGVQVASTIALEGTSAPILEKLGFSSRVPIHYFAHEL